The genomic region ACCGGTGAGCAAAATTATACAAATAATTGTTGCAAATCTCaaacctttaaaattttttaacaGCCtcatattataaattatttttttttgcacctaAAATCTATTATGAAACTTAGAGCACTGAACTCATACCAATTGCAGTGCTTCCACAGGAGAAGAAGCCTGAGCACCCAGGAGACCCTGACCCTTTGCTCACTGCGTGACATTCATACCTAACTATTAACTAAGCATGTCAAAATCATGAGCTCAGAACCATATTAATCAATAGTGTCACTTAGGTGCCCCTTTTCAGCAAGACTGTGTTGACACCTAAAATCTATACCTTGTCAGCCTAAAATTCAGCTCTTGCAAATGTAGCTTCCAATGCGGAGTTGGAGATGCAGGGCCAAGAACACAGCTCTGTCCCAGTCCAGAAGACTGGTAGTCACTAAGCCACAATCTCAAACTCCCTTATTTATGCTGAGCTTCCAGTTCTGTGAATCCTGTATTTTTGCCTTGCAGGACAGCTTGAAAAAAAGGAGTATACAGAGCATTTCCCACTAAactgtcccacagtggggggTTTGCATTGTTTTATCTTAAAATGAGAAAGTGTCTCTTTCATCTTCTATGTAACAGTACAGTGCTTTATCCAGAAAGTACATGAGTAAGGCTTAAACCTATTCTGTCTGGATTCCAGACtttactatgaaaaaaaaggtgtttaacTTTCAGGGTGTCTAGGCCTGAATTTCTTCAGAACAGAAAGCTCTCCCAAAGCCTTTGGGTAGCTGCACAATGAAAGGATAATTGTCACTTATATTCCCCTTCTGCTCTGTGTATAGCAATCCCAGTGACagtattttccttctgcatATCATAGGATAATTCTACTCACCAAATACTTCAAACAGCTTCAGGGAACATAGATttcctaaaaagaaataacCTGAATGTTCCATAGATCTAAGACCAGCCTTGATACACTTTGTATAGTAAATTTTTTGCTGGAGACTCTAAGATTCTATGGATATAGCGAACATAAACCACCTGTTCCTTTCCAGCATCCATGTCTGCAGTATATCCCACTAATACCTGAAATCATGAAACATAACTACAAAGGATCTTGTCACCATTTTAAACTATTGTattcaaagaacaaaaacataTGTGGTACATATTTGGAGCATTATGTTAAACCTTCTTCAAGTTACACGCTCTTGAACAATTTACTAGACTAACATGTCTCAGGAAGTTGAAGATAACCCCAGGTCTTGGCTTGTACTGTCACAAGTAATTCAAATATCAGTGTGTGAAAGCCTTCATTCTCTGCTGCACCTGCTGCAAGTGTTCTCTCCTGGCTTCATTCCCATTCCCACAATGAAGAGCAAATGTTAAGAAGAACCCTGACAACAAAGCCTGGCATAAGCTGCAGGAATTACAGGAATTGAAATCAAGTGGAAAATATGTTAGGTCAGAAAATGCAGGCATCACCGACAGCATCGAGAGCCAGCAATAAAACATCCAGAACTTTCACTTACATGTCACCACCTGGACATTTTGTAGAAGTCTGGACTCTGAAAACATAGCCTTCTATCTTCTCATGTAACTCCTAAAACATGCTAAAAACTATCTGAAATTGTGGGAAAACAAATGAGCAGAAGAAATAGTAAGTATCCATGTGTACCTGGAGATGCATACAGTGAAGAAGTCTCCAGGAGTGGGACTGGCTACACAGTTCCAACACAGAAATCATCTCTTTTGCCAAAATCCTGAACTCTGAACTGTAAAACAACTCAGACCTTGCTCAGGTTTGCACTCAGGCTGGTGCTTAGAAGAATCTGTGCTGCAATAGTTTGGCTGAGCAAATTGGTCCTTAGTTTCAGTTTCAGGGTTAGTCTTACACAACCAGGAGCAGACACATGGACACATGAAGTCCATTTCATACCAGTTTGCTGTTTGTTGAGTTTGCTCTTGTTTTATCTGGTTCAGACCTTGACTCACTCTAATAAGGATTCACTAGGCATGGTTCTCAAAAGATGACATTGCACAACAAATTTCAAGAGAATACCATATCAGAACTGCGTAGTTTCTATTACTAATTACTAATTATAGACAAAGGGAGATTAATGAGGGACAGGCTGAAGGATTGATTGCTTTCTTCAAGTTGTTATATATGCCTCTTCAATGTCCCTGATGGTCTAGACTCAAACAATAGATCTAATAAGCCTCTTGCTGTAGTGAATCCTGGCTAATGGTCTTTGGGATTAATggactgaaatttctttttgtctgaagGTTCAGTTTGCTCATTTGAAGGTTCTAGGAACTATGAAAGAAATTCAGGCtttgatttttgttcttttacattgaaatataattaaagtacccaggttttttttttttcactgttgttaCTCTTGTTATATGGATCAAGTGCTTGTATCAGATCAAGGTTACCTTTGTTAGAGAGAGGTGATGAGGTAACAGCTGGGGAACAATATTATATTCAAGAGGCATATCATTTGCAGAAATTGGAATTATGATCAAGactgttaaattattttattttaatgacttacaggaaagaattaaaagttTAGAATCACCATGTGTATTGggtgaatattttaaaaactagagcaaagcagcattttataTGCCTAACGTTTGTATAAGATTAATTTACAGAGTGGATGACACCATGCATCCTTGAAGTGACTAAAAGGCTCTCTAGAAACTGAGCCCAGATTCTATCTTTCTTCACCAACCAAAACAAGAGAGCCATTGGAAGTCtccttattttaaatttattttcagtacagaggctgcaggaatggggcagagggaaaaaagggaactGGTGAGTGAGCTAGCACTGAAGATATACCCAGTgtggatggacagacagacagactgtTTAACTTCTGGATGATGTCTGTTAATGTAAACTCCAGAGAGGGATAATTGGATAAATTTAATAGAATAATAGGACTCTTGCTTACTTCATTAAATTCAAGGTCTTGATCCTCTTCCTTTAGTACAGATAAGTACCTACAGGTAGTTTTTAGAGTGATATAATAGAAAAACTCCATTCTATCTTTCTCAGCCAGTATAAAAGGTTATTTCATTATGAACAGAATAATGATTATTAGAGGAGCTTTCAAGCCTGAAGTCTAAACAAAGAGCTGTCTCACTCACATTCCAACTAAGACATAATATAGTAAGAAATATGCAAGAGTATTTCTGAGTTTTCCCTTGAGGTTAGGACATGGAAATGCAGGAACAAAATAATTATCCTGAGTCACCAATCCTTGATATTTAAGAAAGTCTTCCAATACTTTATAGTCATACACATTGACTTTCTGCCTTGCCTGTCTCTACTCTTTACATTTGTTACTACACCGTGACCCAAGCTTGACAGTAGGAAAAGCAGGGACAGAGAATAATGCTGCTGTTTGCACAGCAGGCTGTGAAGAAACAATTTTCCTGTCTTGAAGCTAGGCCTTTGTATGCTAAAGAAAAAGTAACGGATGCAGAAGAGTACACAAGGAATAACATGACTCTGTATTGAGGGAAATAGATCTGAGGGTGATATCTGTGTGCGATGTTCAACAACTTGATAAACAAATGTGTAACAACCAAAACACCCTGCAATAAAAAATAGAATACTAtgatatataatttataattttaactagtttgaaagaaaagaaatgagaaaatcttttaaaaaattctggtGATTGCAATTGATTCTGGTTTTGGTAGACATTAGAATTAAATTGTAAGTTCTGACATTACCAAAAAGTTTGTTCTGTGATTAAATTCCCTCAATATCAAGTCTTATCAAGACTGCAAGTGGTTGTGAAAGttccttttaacttgttaatTGGGGTAACAAAGCCAATATGCAGGAACACTTCTTGAAATACTGATCTAGTTCTGTTGTACCCAAAGTAAATATTagaacttattttctttcctatgCAACCAACTATCAATGTTTAAAACAGTGCAGATGTGAAATGTTTAAAGTCTCTGGCTAGATATTCAGGTTTTAGTAGCTACTGCTTGTAATCAAGTGTTCTTTCCGTTCCAGTGAGCAAATGTGTTTCTTATAAATTAGTATAACATTCTGTCTGATTAAACTGAAATCCAGCAACAAAGTCCATCAGGTAAATTACGgaaataattacaataattCCAACTAGACAACATTCCTTGGTTTCTGCTTTGATACAGGGAGCAAGAAGTTACCTCTTTTGTTATGTTATGAATGTAACTATAGCCATTCCAAATGGTGTGTTTAGGTATATCAAAGAACACTTATTTTCTCCAAGcacttaaaatactttttatctCTCAAAATGCTGATTATTTACTTTCAATGAGTTAGAAAAGTTCCTCTCTACTTTTGTAGATTGTTCAGTGCAGTAATAGAGTATTACACTTCATCCCACAgtcagacaaaaagaaaaaaaaccttggacTTCACTTTTCAGTGTGCAGTGTGAACACCGGAGCCTGTAAACAACCATAAAAGTGACAAATCACTTGAGGCCTTTATAGATATTGCACCATTTTTCTTCCATGCTGGAAAATGGTATATTATGTTTTTGACAAGTTCACTGTTAACTGTCCTTCTTCATTGCAGCTGAATTTTCAAGAAGTCCTAAATTATACAATTTTGAAATTCTCTTGCCAAAGGTACTTCacagaaaatttcaaaatgagacagaaaaagctgaatGTTCTCTTGATTTTAACTGAATAATTACCTGTTAGGTATAAACTGATATTGGAAGGCTGTAGAGATTAGATTAATTTTAGCACACACCTGGCCTAACTCTGTCTTTCTTCAAAATGTATtctaaaccaaacaaatttttttttttctttccgtCTTCTGATTTCTCTATCCTCTAATGCCAGATGCAGTAATGaaaaaagtaagagaaaaattCTTGTTGCCAAAATGTAACTCTATTCTGATAAATATGCCACTTTTCTTTTGATAATCTTGTCTTGTCTTTTATCCTACTTATTTTTTGTCTAGAAAAGTCATCTCATCTTTCCTATGCTCAAAACAGGAACCAGCTGTATCTGGGCAGTACTGACAAAtgtttatttaactttttcttaCAACATCCAGTGGCAGGGTCAAAGCAAGATGTTCCAGCACGTCCTTCTTCTTAccattaaaatgcttttctcaaCCTCTCACCTGAAACTTCCTTGCTGTAACCAAAATTTGTTTGTGTTCACCACAGTCACAGGAATGGATTATATCTCTCCTTCTTCATTTATTTGAAGATTGCAATCATGATCCCCTCAGCTCTTTCCCTAGCTTGTTCAATATTGTAAAACACAAATTGTAAAACTGGTAGATAAATACTTAGCTCTAGATCAGCTCTAATTAGAGTTTACTTCTTTCTTGTAATGCAAAGCTTCAAACTGAAGGAAATTCACCTTCCCTTAGTCAGTCTAGTGGGAAAATATCTACAGTATTGGTAGGCCATTCATCAGAAAATATCTATACTATAGACTATTGTGTAGCAATTCTGATATAAAACAACTATCCTTCTAGTCCCTACAGACCTATTTTTTAATAACCTTCCCTTTGATACCTGTCAAGACCACTGTACTCCAGTGACTGGTTAGAATGATAGAAAAGCCTGCCTACCTAACACAtttgggactttttttcttttatatccATCTGTGGAGTTAGCTACACTGAAACACCTCAACACTTGACTATGTAATGTCTCATTAATAATTATGGCTATTGAATATTAAGATTAAGAGGTGGGCATAGTATCATGTCTCTGTAGGAATTTCCATAGTATTCTTAATTGAATTGTTAAATTATTTCCCATACGAATCTATTGGTCCTATAAACCTGCTTCGTGCTGACATCATCAATAATTTAGCTTCTCAGGAATCCAAGATAATATAccatattttcttcttgttcacAACTATGCTTGCTGTCATACTTACatctatgtatttttcttttttcctaggTAATGCATTTGTGGTAAGCCTGGCTTTGGCTGATCTGGTGGTGGCCTTGTATCCATACCCACTGGTGCTCTTAGCTATTTTCCACAATGGATGGACTTTGGGAGAAATGCACTGTAAAGTGAGTGGCTTTGTGATGGGACTAAGTGTAATAGGCTCCATTTTCAACATCACTGCAATTGCAATAAACCGATATTGCTACATCTGTCACAGCTTTGCCTATGACAAAGTGTACAGCTGTTGGAACACCATGCTGTATGTCTCCTTAATCTGGGTATTAACAGTAATTGCAATTGtgccaaatttttttcttggctctTTAAAATATGACCCACGTGTGTATTCATGCACTTTTGTTCAGACTGCAAGCTCCTACTATACCATAGCTGTTGTGGTCATTCACTTTGTTGTCCCTATCACCATTGTGAGCTTCTGCTACCTGAGAATTTGGGTCTTAGTGCTTCAAGTTAGAAGACGAGTCAAGTCAGAAACAAATCCCAAACTGAAGCCAAGTGACTTCAGAAACTTTCTTACcatgtttgtggtttttgtgatttttgccttttgctgGGCACCTCTAAACTTCATTGGACTGGCTGTAGCCATCGATCCTATGGAAATGGCACCAAAAGTTCCTGAATGGTTGTTCATTACAAGCTACTTCATGGCCTATTTCAACAGCTGCCTTAATGCAATAATATATGGACTTCTTAACCAGAATTTTCGGAATGAAtataaaagaattttaatgtCTCTATGGATGCCGAGGCTTTTCTTCCAGGACACATCCAAAGGAGGAACAGATGGTCAGAAGAGCAAGCCTTCTCCTGCTTTAAACAACAATGACCAACTGAAAACTAATACCTtgtaaatgtgaaatatttagtGCAATGGTTTGTCATGGAGGATCCCAAGAATGTTGTAATGTTCTGGTCTTTCTTGCTTAGTTTTGGGTTCTTTCCATTTGGATAGCACATTGTAACTGGAATATTGCATTCTTGTTGAAGCACATTGCTCTCAGTTCATGATTTGTACAAGATATCAATTGCAAATACAGTTCAAAACTAAAGCAGCTGGTGATTGTAAGCTGGTTTAGTTCTGAGAGCTGAATTCTGCTCCAAGGCTTGGGCAGAGCAACTCATCAAGGCTGCAGAGTGGTATTTTCCTCCCCCCTGTATCTGAGCAAAGGGTGAAACAGGTGTTCTATTTTCCATATATAAGCCAAACAGTACCTTTCTGTGCATAAAGAAGTGGTTGTAGTAGTATCTTTGAGTCAAACTTATAAATGGAGAGACAAATGCTTGtgtaaaagcaaatattaaCAGTAGAGCCTTTCCTCATATGTTTTTCATACTTATATACACTGAGATTGGAAACACAGTGTTATTTACCCTGTTCATCTTTTGTGGTCAGTTTTACAGTAGTTAATACAAGTGGCTGATTTCTTGCACGTTTACTTTACGCAATAATCCTATTTAGAGAGGATTGAATTTTCATTGCACTCCATTTGTTTACCTAAATATATACATCCAATGCCATTTGATGCACTTTAGCACACTTCACACATTTACAACAAACAGACTGAAATTTACAGCATATGTCCTGTGATCATCTGGAGTGACAACTGGACAGCAGGCAGGATATCCTAGGCAATCTCAGATGGCACTAGACCAAAGGAAGAAGCACTTTTGACTACAATAGTACCTGAGATACTTGCCTCACATGTCTACATGTAatcttaaataaaatacactGTTGGTGTCTAATCTAAGCTAACCTTCAAGGTTCCCTATAGTGCAGATATGTTTCCTTCTATTTGTGATAAACATACATCCAGGGTTGAAATTAATTACTTTGTGGTGGTCTCCTTTCATTGACCTTAGAAGGATCTTTGATTACTAGTTCAAATATCTTGCTTCGGGCAGTGAGATGGGGATTTATCTTGCTTAAATTGGAATATCTCTGATGTAGGTATTTGCACCCAATTTATTGTCTAAATTCCCACTGTAATCATGGAATTCTAggtaattattaattttaccTTGAAGAAGGCATCTTTAGTTGTTGGAGGAACTCACAGACAGACCtctctttttgtcttcattGATTATAATTCAGATTGGGCTGCTCATGTAGACACATTTCAGACAAAGCCAGTTTATCTCAACCCCACCACTAGTGCACCCACAGTTCACATTTGCACGATTGATAATATAAAAGATGAAAttccaatttctttttaagtgcAGCTCAAATTCAAATgagatttcctctttttttcaagtAACACACTGTCATGGTGACTGTATGGGTCAGACTGCAACCTGGGTTATACCCCACAGCATCACAGTAATTTACACAATGTAATTTGCATTATCTCTAAATCAGATTAAGGATCTatggaaaaagacctgggaatcctggtggacaacaggatgaccatgagccagcagtgtgcccttgtgtACAAGAAAACCAAAGTCATCCTGAGATGTATCAAGAAGAGTTTGACAACCAGGTTGAGGGaggttttcctcctctctctgtcctggtgaggccacatctggaatattgtgttgAGTTCAGGACTCCCTGGCTCAAGGAAGACAGGGAACTAAAACAGAGGGTGCAGCAAAGGGCTACAAAAGTGTTTAGGGGACTAGCACCTCTCTTTTCTGAGGACAGGATGAGGGACTTGGGCCTTTTTAATCTGGAGAAGAGTAGAGTGAGGAGGGATCTTATCACTACTCACAAATACTTAATGGGTGGCTGATGGGGCCAGTCCTTTGGCAGTGGTGctcagtgacagaacaagaggtaatgggcacaaacttgaatataggaagttccatctaaactcctcctccctaaaggaggaacttctttattttgagggtagcagagcactggaacaagctgcccagagaggtggtggagtcttCATCTCTGAAGACATTTAAAACCTGCCTGGAGGCCATGGTGTGCAGCCTATTATgggtgaacctgctctggcaggggagttgggCTAGACactctccagaggtcccttctaacccctaacattctgtgattctgtgtacAAACACACAATGAAGTTATTTTATTACTAGAGTTGAACAGCACAACACTGCTAGTAGCACTGTtcaggggaaaggagagaggccCATTAGCTTTTCTCTGGTGAATCCATGTCAGGtattgaaacagaaaaagaaggaatacAGTTTGCTTTACAAtccagtttgggttttttgacctggctattatgaaaaatatttttgtagtaatgtttatttttacagcCAATATATTGCTCCTGAAGCCATAAAGATGTATTAAACACCTTCAAGTAAATGAGTTTCAGGAGTCTGGGAAACTTGCAGGAAGGAATATTAAGTTTGCTTCATTGAcaattgtgttttttctgtcttttataaCTACTCAAAATTGTGACTGGAAAGTAAAAATTTGTTATAGGTCTTGCAGGTGAGCTAGTATTACAAGTCAATTGACTGACCTTAGTTTATAATTTGCTGACACAACAGAAAATGAACAGATATTTGGATCAGATTTCCACTATTGTTTTATCTCTATAAAATATATCTAAGCATTAGAACCACCTGTTTGGCCATAAAAATGAGCAGCTATCACTCCACATAGTCATGGGAAGGAGATTTGAAATTTTTATGAAGTCAT from Heliangelus exortis chromosome 1, bHelExo1.hap1, whole genome shotgun sequence harbors:
- the MTNR1B gene encoding melatonin receptor type 1B, encoding MLENGSLRNCCDPGGRGRFGLAEREAAAAAGVPRPAWVVTVLSSVLIFTTVVDILGNLLVIASVLRNRKLRNSGNAFVVSLALADLVVALYPYPLVLLAIFHNGWTLGEMHCKVSGFVMGLSVIGSIFNITAIAINRYCYICHSFAYDKVYSCWNTMLYVSLIWVLTVIAIVPNFFLGSLKYDPRVYSCTFVQTASSYYTIAVVVIHFVVPITIVSFCYLRIWVLVLQVRRRVKSETNPKLKPSDFRNFLTMFVVFVIFAFCWAPLNFIGLAVAIDPMEMAPKVPEWLFITSYFMAYFNSCLNAIIYGLLNQNFRNEYKRILMSLWMPRLFFQDTSKGGTDGQKSKPSPALNNNDQLKTNTL